A stretch of the Parus major isolate Abel chromosome 15, Parus_major1.1, whole genome shotgun sequence genome encodes the following:
- the LOC107211468 gene encoding macrophage migration inhibitory factor-like — translation MHLLKLPKFIVNTNISKDKVPESFAGELTQQSSKALGKPAQYLAIQISSDLVMSFCGSTDPCATCFLYNIGKVGEQENKVYSKLLCDLLSKKLKIPSDRIYISFFDISPGNVGWNNTTFA, via the exons ATGCACCTGCTGAAG TTGCCTAAATTCATTGTTAACACAAATATAAGCAAGGATAAAGTCCCAGAGTCTTTTGCAGGGGAGCTCACCCAACAATCATCAAAAGCCTTGGGGAAACCAGCACAG TATCTAGCAATACAGATCTCCTCTGATCTGGTGATGTCCTTTTGTGGCTCCACAGACCCTTGTGCTACATGCTTTCTGTACAACATTGGAAAGGTAGGGGAGCAGGAGAACAAGGTCTACTCCAAACTGCTTTGTGATTTGCTGagcaaaaagctgaaaataccATCTGACAG AATCTACATCAGCTTCTTTGACATCAGTCCTGGAAATGTGGGCTGGAATAACACCACCTTCGCTTGA
- the LOC107211438 gene encoding macrophage migration inhibitory factor produces the protein MPMFAIYTNVCKDAVPDSLLGDLTQQLAKATGKPAQYIAVHIIPDQMMSFGGSTDPCALCSLYSIGKIGGQQNKTYTKMLCDLISKHLHVSADRVYINYFDMNAANVGWNGSTFA, from the exons ATGCCCATGTTCGCTATCTACACCAATGTCTGCAAGGACGCCGTGCCCGACAGCCTGTTGGGCGACCTAACCCAGCAGCTGGCCAAGGCCACTGGCAAGCCCGCGCAG TACATAGCTGTGCACATCATACCTGACCAGATGATGTCCTTTGGGGGCTCCACTGATCCCTGCGCGCTCTGCAGCCTCTACAGCATCGGCAAAATAGGAGGGCAGCAGAACAAGACTTACACCAAGATGCTGTGTGATCTGATCTCAAAGCACTTGCACGTATCTGCAGACAG GGTCTACATCAACTACTTCGACATGAATGCTGCCAACGTGGGCTGGAACGGCTCCACCTTTGCGTAG